A stretch of DNA from Triticum dicoccoides isolate Atlit2015 ecotype Zavitan chromosome 2A, WEW_v2.0, whole genome shotgun sequence:
cggtagaggttctcgcgatctcggcgacggtagtgatacatgtttatcgttgcacgagtttccgtagacaatcatgtcatcggtgtcatggtacttggggtcttcggactttccgggcccgttcttgcgacggtagtcgttcacattcgttcggagaggtacttgatggctccaacgtcttcggggtgacggtagtggtacacgcgatgtcggggtacttgtcggtctggTCTTGGCGGCgtagatgtacacgttgtcggggtacttgtcgcatcatcgggtgtagttgtacatgagggtcttgacgaatccgaaggggtacttgataGGTCCGGTCTTGGCGATTCAGGTTTCGTAGTGTCCTGGTACTTGATGCTTGGGATTGATTGCACGGTTGCATGCATCCATGGCAACACAGCACAGatgcaaagaggcaacgacttggCACGGTTCCGGTGGTCGAACAAGGCAGGGCagctcggccacgcgcgctgcgggCGACAGAGGACAGGCAGAGGAGCAGCAGTGCGATGGAAGACATCGACGCAGGCGAGGAGCAGCCCCAGCGGTGGAGCTCCATGGGAGGCGTAGCCATGCGCGGCTGCTGTAGCTCCTCAAGCAGAGAAGAAGCCGGCAGGCTGCGGTGCCCGGCGGCCCTGGCGACGTGGTGGGGCGGGCGAGCTGGACCCTCGCGCCCATGGtggcaaggaggaagaccatggaggAGGCGCACGGGTCGCGGGCTCCTGGCGGGCGGAGTTAACGCAGGGGAGGCACTGGCGATGGTGGGGATCGGGTGCACGGCTCCTGCGGGATTGAGCGAGAGGCTCTCGCTCTGACGCACGAGCAGGGGAAGGAGACGAGGGAGTGAGGGAGATCAAGCCGGGGAAGGCAGCGAGCGAAAGAGGGATCAGGCtcgagggagagagagatttcgGGTGCTGGGAGAACgagagggagatgggatcgggtGCGCTCTCCCTGGCGGCGCTGGGTGGAAGGGGTACGAGGGAAGAGGGGAGGGGATCGGGCCAGGGGGTAGCGATGCGGGAGCGCTAGGGTTAGGTGGaaaggggccggctgggccttggccaaAAGGCTGGGGGGTTAGTAATGGGCCTTCCGCTGGACCTGAGCTGGGCTTCGCTCttcctctctcttcttcttctaagagaaaagaaatagagaaaaaaaaggagggTTAAGGAAAGGATTTTtgagcatggggataattttcccaaactcacaaaaatatgctcgttttgagaaaaatagaaaaagccCGATCGAACAAAAgatttcaaactcatttgaatttaattcaaatgggtttgaactgggaCGAGGTTTCTAGAGTGACCAAAAATGTTGAAATTTAGGTGAAGCTCCAgaaaatgacgaaaggatataaggcaaggttagagagtcaacacttgaagaagaaaaggccaaaggaattaatatgcaagtgtgttaaggtaaaTTTCCAAAGAATGGATTATTtatcatagctccctaatattgggagggtatgttataaagagaatcaccacgtgaattccctcgatttaaatggaccgaagatccatgcaatttatttagttgagttgcaaaagatttatgagatgatgacatgatgacatgatgcaatgcacatgatgcaacgaaccaaacaaattacacgacgaaacccggaaaccacggaaggcatctaaagctccggtcttggggcgtcacacaccacctcggaagccgtggttacggcgggaagagctccatatgggccaaggaggacgcggaagccgcgagtctgggcatcccagaccccttggcagagttcaccgtcccgcaggagcgtgacgtcctcagggcccggcaccgttgggacccagtgaagaaggttttcgagaagAACGCGGCCAcgaggagttcatgagactgctggtaattttagtttctgatcaattcgactgcacgttagtcatatttgggtacgaaactttgaattatgcatggcgaaactttatttgtgatgtaattaaaccgtcctcctcgactagcgaagatcactctagttagggcattttgggtacgatgaactttgttatttatgcttatgatatgttgcttctatttttgtcaagtttgtctctttctgttgctcaactatatatgttgcatatcatcgactcatgtgacgattcaGGTGTATAGattatcgatggcgaagaagtgctacgccaggagtatacgatgagtggcccgaatgtcaggcccaggtgtaccggtttccggtttccgagcgacagccagtagttagtttaggttcacgcaaagtgatagctcttctcgcgtatatcattgtttagatggatgacgatgtagttgcaagtaatcaagatttgtatcgctattttcgagatgatgacgaaagaccactttgtgttggatgatgattatgatgatgacatgatttgatgagactatttgtatgtatatgctatgattacatttgtatgtgtatcatatgctaaagattattgtataaaggctattcaaatacaaaacaaatatgtagggaaaaaactactaaaattaacaataacgagtggagaaaagttagtagcagcgccacagtagcagtagcgcgtccaagcaaagcgcgctagagctattagcagtagcgagcttccacgaaGCGCGTTGCTGCTAAACTtgtatagcagcagcgcgggtgtgcacgcgctactgctacggattagttgcgccttattagtagcgccggtccccgcgctactgatatacctagaacccacgctgttgctagccttttccctagtagtgtagctaTGTAGTGATGGGGTGTTGCTCGTCATGTTTCTTAACCggttgatgctacattttgagttaaTAGAAGCGCTATTTGTGGCTTACTTCAAAGAGACTTGTTAGAACTATCGATTTTGTCGAGATCTATTTGTTTGTATTTGTTTGAAGTTTTTTATTCTATTGCACATTCATTGATTAATGAAAAAAGTAAAACCTGATCATTGTACCAAAATAATGGAGTAAGTAATAAATAAGTGGGACTGGTGACTGATTCGACGACAAACCCCTCAAACATAATTGTGTACATTTTAGTTTATTTTGGTACATTGCTAACTATCCCTTCTACTTCCCTACTTACCTAAAATAGGTAACTATGCACTCTAGAAACCTCTATCGGCTTTACAGCTAGCCTCCATGATATATAACAAAGCTAAAATAGTTTTGTATACATACAAATACAAATACTAGCAGTTCATGTGAGTGGCACAAACTAATTAATCTATGAACACACATAGTTTTTTATTAGTTTTCTCTAATCCAAAAAGTAGGTTAACCCAATAGTTTTAAAGGGGCAATTTTTCTTGCAATATATGGCTTAAGTTTAGTGCAAGCTCATTTTCTAGGGACAATGTTCAATTATGCAATTAAATTTTAGTATTTAATTATTTAGTTCTATTATTATGTTGTCAGATTTGTTATGCATGATAGAAAATTGTACTTGTTAAGATTATAACCTAAGGGGTGAGTTATAAAGAAGTAAAACAAACAAGTATAAATAAATTAACTTTGAATTCATAAATGGAACAAACTCTGTCTGCACAGAGAGGACATAGAGTAGGCACAGAGATTTTTAATGTTTTGATTCAGTCGAATTCGATGAAGCGGCTTGGTTGGTTTATAAAATTATTGTCTTCTTTTTGTAACACTTTTAAAAAGAGTTTTTTTAATTTTATATACATagacacacacagatatatatatatatatatatatatatatatatatatatatatatatatagtgattAATACTTTTTGGTGTTTTTAAAATCTTTTCGCTTCTCTAGAATTTCGCTCTTACCTTGATATTATTTAGATGGAAGGATATTTTTACTAACTTGCACCTATTCATATCTAACTTCCAATAATCCTTTGATAACTTGGGCACCATTGAAAATAGCCCTAAAGGCACTACTTTTATTAAATGGATTGTGCCCTGATTCTCCTCATATAAGCCTCATAAAGAGGGTGGAGAATTATCTGGTCGTGACTCTTCTCAAGTGGTGGATCTGATTGTATATTCTTGTTATGCAAGTGGTCTTCGAATGTGTCTTCCAAAAGAGTAGATGTCGCTACTTAGGCCCCGTTCGGATGTCATTCAGCTTCCAGCTTCGCGAGAAGCCAGCGAGAAGCTAGCCGAACGGTGCAGCTCCCAGAATCCAGCTTCTGGAGAACGAGCGGCCTGCAGTGCAAAAACAAGAAGCTGGTCGAAGCCAGCTCCCAAAATCGAAGGAGGAGAAGTTCGACATAATTACGAGATATATGCCACCGCCAAGTGACCCTGAGGAGGCATACCGGTTCGCTCGATCTCTTTCTCTCGATAGGTTCTCTCCCCCGTACGAGAAACCACCCAAATGGGCTCCAAGCGTGCTTCCTGGGCTGCCGGCCCATGCAAACGGGAGCTGGAGCAGCCGCTGCTGCCGAACGCAGCGCAGGCTCCCGCGAGAAGCCAGCTCGCCCAGCTCCCGCGAGAAGCTGGCTCGTTTCGGAAGCTATCTCGCTTCCGAATGGGCCCTTAGTGTCTTGTCCTTTGGCTCCTTATCTGCCAAGTGAAGTGTGGTAACCTTTGGCATCGTCAAGGAATCTATGAGATTATGTCTCCCCGCATATGCCTGGTCGGATCTAGGGTGGTCACTAGCTTTCTTCATCGCCTTTTTTGCCGGGGCGGCAATCTGTTTATCGTATTGTTGTTGTCCGCATCTTCTGGCTTCGTGACTTGCCGACTGATGCATCAACAACATTTCACTGGCTCTGATGGTGTTCTGGAGGTCTAGACGCGGCATCGAGCTTcgctcacactagtagaaaacaaggctttggtcCAGGCCAGATAAGAGCATTGATCCCGGTTCTGTTACGAACTGGTACCAATGGGTGCATTAgttccggttcgtgaggccagggcaccggtcgggcctcgggggccataggtcccggttcgtttgacccctttagtcccagttccagacatgaaccgggactaaagggcctcgctcctggcgcagcccctttagtccaggttggtgcctggaaccgggactaaaggtcagtcTTCTGTCCCGtttcaaaagtttagtcccacctcgctagttgagaggagttCGCGGTGGTTTATAAGCCCCGTCGTGGCCTCcctgtcgagctcctctctaagaaGGCCTGTGTGGGCCTATCAATCCTAtcctgccctgtggggcctactagGCCGTGCGGGCCTGCATCCTAACCGAACTAgtagttgggtttctagtcgtatgcaggtcgtGGCGTCCCAGTAGGTgggcatttatttatttatttatttatttatttttccagttttttgttttatttattttcatttgttTCTACTTACAGCCAAATATTTAGAGTTTTTGAGTGAATCTTTTtgctttaggtcacaaaaattataaactttctcttagtgccagtagttttcaaatttgaatagtttaaatttaaattctttgaaatttgtgtgaaatcactagtttgtgaataactttactttaaaaatagatttttgagtgatttttttctgttgtttaatattagtgtgttttatcattctattcaatttggtaatttttaggTTATTTTAAATGGGTGTTTTAATCAAAAACAGATTATGTTTAGCTCTTTTAGTTTTATAGCTGAAAaaattcagtaaatgcatgaaaatagcaaatgaagtcggaaagggttgaaaattgatgatgcggctttgaatggtgcatgttgAATGCACAAAAAGTATAGAGTTtgaaataagtaaaaaaaatgaaatgtctttgtaacaaatgagttttcgtatgaaaccgtgatacttctaaaaaggttgtccattttgtacatgaagtgcacccagtttttgtcgtaaccctctcaactttttagcacatgctatgtgggtaaaatgatgatacaatgccaactttcaaccttttcagaattcatttgtagtgcttttctatttcagggtcatttaggtaAAAAAAcagtaaatgtatgaaaaatagcaaatgaagtaagaaagggttgaaaatttcaGGATCCTCCTACCTAGGTGCCCCAGAGCGGCCACGTGaagctcctttagtcccggttcgtaagccaaccgggactaaaagtaaTGGGCATTAGTCCCGATCGTTTTGTCTCGTtgcagaaccgagactaaaggcccagTGGAACCGGATTgatgccctattttctactagtgtcacaGTTTGTCGTCGACGAGTGCATAAGAAATACGGTCTTGGTTTCCCCAATTACCAGTGTGTCATTTTTAATTTCTATAAGGATAACCTTGTGAGGTTGGTCAACTTTAATATATGGCCTTTGgtcttttttgaaaaaaaagatCTTGGAAATATCCAAAATACTTGTGTTGTGGTACTTGAGAAAGGTCAAAGGCATGCACATTGGGACCCCTGGAAAAATCCAAACACGTGTACATTGTGACCCCTCAATGCAAAAGGGTATTCGATGGCTCTTCTGCATGTGGGTGTTGCAGTGCAAATTATCCCCAGCGCAATGCTTTTTACATGTTTGTGACCAACAGATCGGTGTAGTGCATATGTATGTGCCGTCACCTCCTCGTTGTGTGCGACCTCCTCTGCCTTTGACCGGAGGAAAAGGCTCCCCACATGAATTGCATTTCAAAGCATTCGAGTGTTCGGATAAGGGGTTACATCCAAGAATTGGGCGAGGGGAGCATTTACAATGATGCTATCTTAGGAGAAAGCAGAACAAGCAGCTCAGGCACTCGTCAAGCTGAAGACGGAGTCAGGGCTCGCCGCCGTGAAGACATAACCGGAGCTCGACGACGAGGTGACCATGAAGTGGGCGCAGAAAGATTGGGCACGGCTGGAGATGGAGCGCCAGCGCCGCGCCCTGGCAGAAATCACCGCGCGCCACCGTGGGCGACGAAGGGGGCGTCGTCATGCTTGAAGACAGCGACGACGACGCGCCGTCACCGGCCAAACCTGTCCGGCAGGGTGACCCCGAGCAGGGGTCCAGCTGCGGCGTGAAGGAGAAGGACGACTgaggcgacggcggcgactacGCCCGCGATCAGCGAGTTTTTTATTTAGTAAATTTTAAGTTTTCTATGTAAAAAAAGTAAAACGCTGGAATCTCTATAATGTTTGCCGAATTTCTTTTTAAAAAGGCGACTGGGGTGACCTTGGGTGTGACGGCTGGGAACCAGATCACGCCAGACCGATTTTTAGCGCCGGTTCGCCTTCAGACGGTGATTTTTTGAGCCCCCTAGGggaccaacggctggagatgctcttagcacgCAGAACACAATGGACGACGGCATCAGAGGGGCAGCAAAACAATGGCTACTCTTGCCAGCATTCTTGAGTACGCACGAGTGTGCGACACTGCCTTACTCTTGCCAGCATTACCAAAAACGTTGACAAATGACAACCAAGTGTCAGAACCAAGCTCAGTAGTTGGCGGCATCTTGTTCCCACTGTCTGCATACTCTGGAACACGATCTAAACAGAAAACTTATAACAGTCACGACTCAGTTCACATACTAGATGTCGATGCACGCAACTAACAGAAGATAGACTGCAGTGCGCTCGGTACTCAATCTTCCAGCAAAAGTTGAGAGAGACCCCAACATTCAGTACCCCGAATCGAGCAGATCCATTAGAGTAACACGCCTGCCGATGTAGACACCATCAAGGTAGCGCTCAGGATCGCAGTAATCGTCGTACTCATCCGAGTCCAGAATGTAGTCAGGCCCACCATACCAGCAGTCATCATCACTGTCGGAGCCAACGCCGATACCAAGACCTGGCCAGATAGGGCTCAAAGCCTCAATGTCGTAGTCATCTGTCGAGTCGTGGGGAAGCCTCAGCGTCTTGATCCTGGAGCACTTTGCCCGCAGGGCATCGTCCATGACGATGTTGAAGCAGTGGCGGATGTCGAGGGACTCGAGGTGCACGCAGTTGTCGAGGATCGCTGTCAGCCCTTCGTTGGTGAGGTTGTTGGCAAAGAGCTGCAGGGAGCGTAGCTGGAGCATGGTTGCGATTCCTTTGGCGCCATCGTTCTTGTTGTACCTGAACTCGCTATCAGCGTCTTCGCCATCACTGTCGTCTTGGAGATTGTAGAACCGAAGCTCACTCTTTCTGAAGTGCCTTAGCTGCGGGCATGCTTTGCTGACCTGAAACATATGATTCCCACCTATATTTGAACACAGTGAGAGCTCGAGCTcctctagtagagggaacttgttcATTGCCTCCACCAATTCTTCAATCAAGACACGGTGGCAAGAGATGAGGCGAAGACTCTTCAGAGATGGTGCCCTGCAAACATAGTACTTGGATATTTGGTTACCAGCATATATGGCCTTTCAAAAGAAAAAGTAGAAGCATGCTGTACAAAAAAGTAAACACAGGCCCACAAAAGAGAATCTAGATAGATGACTGCAATAGGGGTGACTGACTAAGGCAATTTGGTAGATAAATCAGACACGATCACCGGTCCAACATTTACAACGGTTCCATGACACGTAATTTGTGCAACGATTGTTTATTTGAAATGAGGAGGATCAATCCGTCACTATGTCTGGCTGCAGAGTCCAATTATAATTTAGCAGCACCAATATTAATTCAGAGTTTCTCCAATTTTTTGACCGTTTCACATGGTAATGCTTCTAACTGTTGAAAAGCTATCTCAGAATTACACACTATTTCACACTAGCTAATCCAAAGAAGCATTCTGCTTGTCTTAAACAGTTACAATTGATATGTCAACTACCCTATCACCATTGCCACATCAGTCCATAAGCCGGTTACACCTTAATTTTGAGCGCGCACTTTGCAAAGGGTTagttaactagtactccctccgtaaagaaatgtcTTCGGAGGGAGTTACTAAACTAAAGTGAATTCAGCAAAATAAAGCAACTTGATGAATTCTCAATGATCAACATGTTGCAGAGCATttctatattctaatgatgggaccAGCCTTAGATGCAGTTAATATACTTCAGAGTTACATTCAGCATTCACTTCACTGTCGCAAAAGTATGAATAAAACATAACGTAAAGGCTACAACACTGAGCAGACATTTTCCCACTTGTGCACTTAGTTTCCTACTGTCCCATGCTATAGAAATAGTATGAAACATTCAGTGGAACAATATATAGAATCAGGCATATGAATGTATACATATTTCCTATAAAGGGCACTTTTATcgactcaaaatgtagcatcaagcgggGGCATAGGAATATATGTGGCAAATGAattattattatatattttttgCGGGTGATGTGACAAATGAATTATGAATAGGAAACTGCACTGGACACCATTTCTCAGACTATTGTGTATTCATCAATCTCCAGCTGATCTATGTCTCCAACCAACTGGATCATACCTAGAAAGCATCGACAATATCCATGTCGAATGCAGAGAATATCCTAAAATTTCGGAATCCACAATTTTGAAGGGAAGCAGGACACGCATATGATACATCAGTTAAAAGATCCTGACTTTGAACAAACCAGCTTTAAGAAATCCTAATTCGAGGACGAAATGAAGCACGAGGTCATCAGCCAAACGATCAATCAGAGCCGAGTAATTAAGAGCCCGAAAGTTAGCGGGGAGAGAGTCTCACTGGTCGCCGAGGAAGAGGATCAGATCGTCATGGGCGGCGTACTCGCCCCAGAACGCCTCGCACTGCCCGGCGCTGCGGCGGACGGCGACCTGAGACATCCCGCAGAGGTAGAGCTCGGGGATGTCCGCGTGGCCGCGCATGTCGATGCGGCGCCAGAGCGCGGGCACGTCGCGCGCGGCGCGGCGCCAGGAGCGGCACACCTGCCCCGCGCCGGTCAGGATCTCGACgtggtcgagcttgtggaggatggCGCAGAGCACGTCCAGCAGGAGCCCCGCCCAGTCCCTCGCCTCCTCCGCCGCAGGCGCTGGCGCTGGTACTGTCCCCTTGCGTCCGCGTCGTCCGCGACGGCGgcgagaggaggaggtggaggaggagtggTGCGTCGCGCCATGGGGTTGGGGTTGAGGCTCTGGAGGGTTAGGTTTTGGTGGGGCGGCGCGTGAGAATGGGATGCATTCCAGCCTGTGGGCAACGGCCGACGGCGGAAGCTCCGCCTCGTCACTCGTGACGTCCCCCGCCCCCGTTATcggcgctggaggaggaggaggcctgtTGCGGTtgccgcggcggcgacgacggcggcgggaggaggaggaggaaggcatcATCGCCACGGGAGTCAAGAGCCACGAGACTAGGCTGTGGAAATGGAAATGGACCACGATTTTGCACTTGCTTCGTCTCGTCTCTCCCCGGTCGAAGGGCCGCGTAACCGCGCATGTCGATCCAGGCCCAGGCCCACCAAGTATAGTACTCCTTCCATTCTACTCCTACTGGCTTCACCTAAAAAAATTTACTCCTACTACTTGATAGCGAGGGTTTCtcacttcgccgtcgccgccgccatctgAAAAATTTTGGTCCCCTCACCTCGAGTCCATCTTGGCGCTGAGAGGTGGGGGGACCCCGGATCTTCAAGACCTTTATGTTCTTCGTCAACGCCTAGTGATCATCATAGTTTTATGAGAATAAACTTTCTCTCGTTCTTTTGGCAGTGCCATGAGGTTAAAGAGCTTTATGTCCTCGCGGGTTCGGTTATTCGGATCTAATGAGTTTGTGTTGTTGTGTCAACATTTTTTTGTTGATTTGATTCTTTGTGGAGTTGAAATCTTTCATCGACACCATGACGAAGATATAGTGATTCGATGGCATGCATTTCTAGGGTATCATCCCCGGCCCAAGCACGTTCATCGATCAAGGCATCTCATCTTTTTAGATGGGCGActctaggcactttcaaaaatcattatTGATAATGTTCGTGCGGGTGAAAGAGTGACACCATCGTTGCTCCAGTCTAATTGCAGCCTCTTTACTGAAGTCTTTGAAGTATTTCTTCAAGCAGAAATTGATACTGCGAAGAAGGTGTTTACAagagatttcattgtaattcttagtgATAGGAGTTACTCTGTATTTTTTTTGAATCTTAGGTCTATATCAGTGTACCTGTAATTGTTATGAGTATCAATAAAGTTATGTGTTTCTCAAAGAAAAGCTACTCATACTTTTCACGTCGTTCTAATAGTCATGTCTCATATCTAAATGATCTCCGAACCGTTTAGATAACAAACACCCGTTGTTTCCTCTAACCGACGAGCACAGTGGATAGCACCGCCAGCGGGTCTAGCAAAGATAAATGTTGATTCTTCTGTGGGACGTGGAGGTACTCATGGGACGGTAGCCGCGATATGCAGGGACCAATCTGGTATGTTCCTAGGTGTTTCAACACTTGTGTTTCCAAAGATTTCGGATCCAGCTacactgaaattaatgtttgtctatCAGAGAGGCCTTGAAGCTGGCTGATGATCTTTATGAGA
This window harbors:
- the LOC119357625 gene encoding F-box protein SKIP19-like; the encoded protein is MMPSSSSSRRRRRRRGNRNRPPPPPAPITGAGDVTSDEAELPPSAVAHRLECIPFSRAAPPKPNPPEPQPQPHGATHHSSSTSSSRRRRGRRGRKGTVPAPAPAAEEARDWAGLLLDVLCAILHKLDHVEILTGAGQVCRSWRRAARDVPALWRRIDMRGHADIPELYLCGMSQVAVRRSAGQCEAFWGEYAAHDDLILFLGDQAPSLKSLRLISCHRVLIEELVEAMNKFPLLEELELSLCSNIGGNHMFQVSKACPQLRHFRKSELRFYNLQDDSDGEDADSEFRYNKNDGAKGIATMLQLRSLQLFANNLTNEGLTAILDNCVHLESLDIRHCFNIVMDDALRAKCSRIKTLRLPHDSTDDYDIEALSPIWPGLGIGVGSDSDDDCWYGGPDYILDSDEYDDYCDPERYLDGVYIGRRVTLMDLLDSGY